Sequence from the Magallana gigas chromosome 4, xbMagGiga1.1, whole genome shotgun sequence genome:
taaaagTAAGAAACTTAGTTGTGACTGTTAATTTGCAAAAACCAGTCGAATGTGTCTTTTATATAACCAAACTTTGCAAGCCAAAAATTTTCAGTCCACACAAATGGAGTGGACTGAAAACTTTTGGCTAGATATGAATGTAACCCAACACCTTTGTAATAATGACCATATAATCTTGTGCTGGTATACTGATCAAACTgcaattttctttgtatttccattgtaaatgtatcaaattacaaaatacaggcaaAATACAGTCCAATAGCATGATGGATTTGACATTGAGTGGTCGCATTACTAGAGCATTTTATCAACCTGATTTCTTTTGTTGCATTCGTGTAGAACTATACCATTGAACCAAGATGATTGCAGGCTCGGTAATTGTAATACTGACAAGGAATATGGCATGAATGAGAATTTCGACTATTACCTGAACTGTCGGTCACGAGAAAGAAACAAGGGACTATTTACAGCTGACCAGGTGAGTGGGATTATCTTACCTGTTGTTACCTGTGACTTGAGTAGGCTTCACAAGGGGGATTGATATGGGTGTTTTCACTCTTTGGTTGCAAAATTAGAAAAGAATGTGAACGCAGTCAAGTGTTTTATTGAACAGAgaagtttatatattttgatataccggtactctctctctctctctctctctctctctctctctctctctctctctctctctctctctctctctctctctctctctcattcatgaattaaattgctttaaaattgtgataatatattaaataaactacatttatagaaaagttcatttgtatcttttaaaattctggcctgaaatacaatttacatgtatttactatgAGTGGATTCAGcaagttgtttgtttgttttttggaggaggggggttcaagggatttttaaattttccaggAAGTGTCCATAGTGTAAACTTGttaatttgttgattttaatcagaatTTACAATGTAAgtttaagtttgaattttccagTAGAGGTCTTGACCTCCCCCTAAATCCCCTTTCTAGACCATGCGTGATTACTAAATCGATACATGTTCATCAAAATATTGTGATAGACGAACTTCTGTTTTGCATTGCTTGTTTTaatttgcaatatattttttttttcatctttgaattagaatattaaatgaatttcGTTAAAATTGTAGAATTTAAACAACAGAAACAGAGCTGTCAACACTCGCCAGAATCCCAACGGACAGCGCTATGGTTACGAGTGTCCAGAGGAGCGTGACTATTACCCCTATTGGGGCCCCACTCCTTGGATGGTCAGTTCCAAGATTAACAAATGATTATATTAATGTTTTAGTTGTTGGTTTACATGCTTTGACATCACATGATAATATACTAACTGACATGCATAtatctcaaaatattttaagacattaactaaaaataacaatatttcttAGCATTCAAGACACTAAGCATACATATAATTTTGACTgatttcaatataagtggaaaattcaaaatcagtCATTGAACGAATTaattatgtattgaaaaaatttgaaaaacagaaaagaatcaaatgattttttctttcaattgtcacaatatatttaattaacaatatcatatttgaacaattttgcaGGACATAGCGGTGTTAACAAATGATGCCACCAGGTGTCCTTATTACAAGGCAGAGAGTGCCAATGTAAAGCCTCGCTTTGGCTGTGTGATGTCATCAGACTTCCTAGTAGAGAACTTCCCCAGAATCACCCTCCCCAACACCAAGGAGGCTTGTGAGGTAGGTCAAGTAGCGCAATGGGGAGAGAATTTTATTGTGTATAATAAAAATGACAAGAAAGGGAAAGAAATTATTATTCTAATTCTTTGCAAgtaaaatgggggggggggggggggggaggatgGTTCAATAATGTAATCActtgcatatatatacattattatgtccattaaaatggaaacataatttcacaatttcttGGGGATGTTAATTTGTGGGTGAGTGGTACCCTTGACAGCCATGAAATCTGAGCCACTATGAATTCAAATGATTTCACGATATTTCtagttaatatattttgattttttacgaatatttattgtgtatatgtataattttcaCAGGTATACAGGTACCCAACCAATGACCCAGACGGTATGAAGGCGGAATGGAAGGAGGTCCCCGCCTTTGGTATTGGGGAACCAGACTGTAGGGAGACCCAGTTTTCTCGGGACAATCACCTGGGTAACGGGATCGGAGGTCAGCCTCTGGTCTACAACTGGACAGTGCCCAACACTGTGCATGAGAACTGTGTCATGAGAATCAGGTGGGTGGCTTACCTGTGTTATGTTTTTTCATTGTATGCAGATCTCCTTTGCATTgatatatttgcatttatttgaTATCGATGCTTGAGAATCTATATTTACGTACCCGGTATTTGGAAATCCATGGGAATGGGTGTTAGCTTTTGATTCTATCAGggcaaatatttgtttatttacatatcGAAATACATGTTATGACTTAGTTGTATAAGTAGgtaagacattttttaaaactctttgtttgatttcttctgTTTAAACTTGGGTTTGTAATGTATGGAAGTTTAATTTTACAAAGTTGCACAtagtatgaaaaattaaaaggaaaacaaaCTGCAAACAAATGATTttccattaaaaattaaatatgctcAGATTGTAAATAAAACTCTGTTGAAAGTCAATGCAAAAAAATCTGTTACTTTATGTCTAGGTACAATATTTCCACTGGCGATTATGACGGCTGGAACACTACCTATAACACTAACGTAAATGCTAAGTTGGCGGCTAAGGTGGGGCTGTCTCAGAATGAGGCGGACGATCGAGGATTCATTCTGGAAAACAACCCTGATGTCAAGGTCTTTTCTGATGCAAACTTTGACCTCGAGCTAGCTGTCAATACTGCCCAGTATGGTCGGACTTTTGAAGACAGGTAAGAAGTTAGAACTTTTGgttcttacatttttattcccaaaatttatcatttttcaattaattttcaaaacgctcaaaaaactttatattcttataatcatgaaaattagATTTATGTGATAATGTGAAGAAGTTTTTTACATTACCCTGTAAATGTTACAGGTCCTTTGCTTTCGCTATTCGTCCTCGACCCGCTGGAACTCAGGGTAGGACAATCTCTAATCTGAATGTCCGAGGAAAGAGAGGCAACATAGTGCAGGTGTTCCCGTCTGTGGAGTACGACTTTGTTCCCAACAACCTGGAGATGGGCACCTCAAACTATGTGCACATACAGTAAGTAGCACACCTCAGTTTATATCAGTTTATACTCAGTTTATACTGTACAGTCAAACCTCATTATCTCGAGCTAGAtggaactttttaaaattttgaggtATCTAAATTttcgagatatcaagggtaaattACTTTGAGTTTAATTGGTTGGGACTTATTAATCACTTCAAGTTATACATGTtattcgagatatcggtgttcAAGATACTGAAATTCAACTGTATATACCAGCTAGTACATAAACAGTGAATAACACATAGAGTTAGGTTCATATACATAAATGAATTTGTACagtatcattattttaaagtatagatggttgcattttaattaaaaatttgtatataTCATCCATATTTAAAGTGGGAGTATAGGATTATAATTGCACATTCTAGAATTCAAGCTTTTGTTCGAGAAGCCAAGCTTTACCTCATCAAGACTGAGCCATATTTTACAGTTTTGTGGCCAACATGTgctattttcttaattttttccctTCCTCCACAGGTGGACTGGTTCCAACACAAACAACCCAAACAATGACGGCAATGGACAAGCCCGCTCAGATAGAAACAACATTGTACAGCTGGGTGAACCAACCTACGACGAGGGCAGCCTGAAGAGCTTCGGCCCGGGGGCAGTGTACGGGAAATACGGGGTCAATTATCCGGCCCATGTGGTCAACTCCTCCTTCCTTGGCCTCAGTCAGCAAGATCTGCTGCACCTGGCCTTTAACTCTCCAGGTAAGTTAGTTGTTCAAGTGGTGAAGTGGTTCATGCAACATATTCAAGAAACTCTAAATTACTTCACAATGAATCtttgcttaatttttttaaaacattaagtaGGAGATAGTATTTTTTGTTTAGTGTAAAATCATTcttttttaagatataattttacaatatgttaatatgaattattatccattgaaaaatttatttacgAATGTAATTTGGCTTTATATGATCCcagtttgtttaaaatttgttctaacTAACATAAGAAAGGAAAAAGTTAAACAGAAACTTATATATCTGAATTTCTACAACAGCAACATTTTTTGCCTAAActtaaagtaaatatttttcccTCTCTCGTCTGAAGGACAATTTGGAGGGGAGCTCTCTCAGCTTGATGACGCTGGTACATACTTTGATCTGGGCCTTCGCATGGTGTCCCAGCAAGGGACATACCAGTACATGTGTACCCGCAACAACGACTTCTCTAATCGCGACCAGAAGGGGCGTGTCACAGTCCTCCCATACCTGACACAGAACCAGGCCATTGGCTGGGGAGGCGGAACTTTGGCCCTGGCTGACAAGTAATTTtcttactacatgtagtttataaatTAAGGAGGCTGATTGGTCAATTTCATGGAttgcttaaattaaaaaaatttacagcTTTTTGAAGACGTAATTCTGTGTTTTACCTTATAACTAAAAtcgaaatatgactttataaccctaatttattaattccgggaggatgttaattcatggatgagaggtacccaagaattccacaaaaattgagctaCCACAAAATcttatgattccacagtatgggttttatagctataaattatatttaatcaaaatttcaaatatttaagttttaaaatttgattatttttcagtatcttCATACAGAGCTCTTTTGCTTAAGGAGgttaataaagtttaaaaattgctACAatcatccagccctcttaagattttttatcaagaatataagaaatcaatattgcccttttataaaaatacagttttattattataatatgataattcacaatatatgTCTAATActcatgaaaataaatcaaGGTAGAACATCTCCAGATACAGTagactatttttttattttcacaatttatcaACACAATAATAATGCACCTTCAAGTACTTTCAAGACTTTGATTAAGAGTTgccattttttatatatcttcAGTAAAGCCAAGATCATGGTAGAACAGGGCACGTTTTTGGCGCTACAGTCGATGAGGATGGAGGAATGGACGCCAGAACAAGCTATAGCAAGCAACAGACTGAGGAGTGAACCGGTAAGTGTTGTTATCTCTTTCCCTGACAAGTCAAGCattgatatttacattctactgtgtttttccattaaattttgtgatctttaaatgcctctaaatgcagcAACTAATCACTGCATATTAATTTCCATGTAAATTACAAGTAGTTCcaaaacagtgatttctatgtttattggttaaaaattatatttcatacatgttgtcaaaacacTGTGTTTTACAATTGTTCAACAAAAAggttgattttattgttaaaagcaatttt
This genomic interval carries:
- the LOC105317260 gene encoding protein DD3-3 — translated: MDNFHFVRLMLLFIILICESVIADIYLHSPRGGNNRLDEENRNVQNQNRLFDSQNNNRGGYNVGSLYYYAGSTLPIEWTNQHSCSNPNSHCEIILQYMCNDQVRDGASTQTIPLNQDDCRLGNCNTDKEYGMNENFDYYLNCRSRERNKGLFTADQNLNNRNRAVNTRQNPNGQRYGYECPEERDYYPYWGPTPWMDIAVLTNDATRCPYYKAESANVKPRFGCVMSSDFLVENFPRITLPNTKEACEVYRYPTNDPDGMKAEWKEVPAFGIGEPDCRETQFSRDNHLGNGIGGQPLVYNWTVPNTVHENCVMRIRYNISTGDYDGWNTTYNTNVNAKLAAKVGLSQNEADDRGFILENNPDVKVFSDANFDLELAVNTAQYGRTFEDRSFAFAIRPRPAGTQGRTISNLNVRGKRGNIVQVFPSVEYDFVPNNLEMGTSNYVHIQWTGSNTNNPNNDGNGQARSDRNNIVQLGEPTYDEGSLKSFGPGAVYGKYGVNYPAHVVNSSFLGLSQQDLLHLAFNSPGQFGGELSQLDDAGTYFDLGLRMVSQQGTYQYMCTRNNDFSNRDQKGRVTVLPYLTQNQAIGWGGGTLALADNKAKIMVEQGTFLALQSMRMEEWTPEQAIASNRLRSEPTGDKYASNFIVVQPETIMTQSGATFTIQMQVDPDASEVEIYRSKSSDMATWTKVPSSVSGSTASFQVDQGGVYVARSHQNLGPIIGIVAACVVVLLVVIASVMYFKRNPSSFEKLKSGARKAERSVQNKV